From Deltaproteobacteria bacterium, the proteins below share one genomic window:
- a CDS encoding ACT domain-containing protein, with protein sequence MHAQQISVFIENKAGRLAEVTRILSEAGINIRALALADTSDFGILRLIVNDNDGAEEALKLSGFTVRKTRVLAVEVPDRPGGLHEILARLNDSGINVEYMYAFVRQSSENAIMIFRFDDPDAAVTVLTEKGFSVVPGEKLYTL encoded by the coding sequence CGCACAGCAGATCAGCGTATTCATAGAGAACAAGGCCGGGCGGCTGGCCGAGGTGACCCGCATCCTTTCGGAGGCTGGCATCAACATAAGGGCCTTAGCCCTTGCCGACACGTCCGATTTCGGGATTTTGCGGCTAATCGTGAACGACAACGACGGGGCCGAGGAGGCCCTTAAGCTAAGCGGCTTCACCGTGCGCAAGACGCGGGTTCTCGCGGTGGAGGTGCCGGACCGTCCGGGCGGGCTTCATGAGATTCTGGCCCGGCTGAACGATTCTGGAATCAACGTGGAGTATATGTACGCGTTCGTGCGTCAGTCCTCGGAGAACGCCATCATGATTTTCCGTTTCGACGATCCTGACGCGGCTGTTACCGTCCTGACCGAGAAAGGGTTCTCGGTCGTTCCGGGCGAAAAGCTGTACACGCTGTAA